A window from Ignavibacteriota bacterium encodes these proteins:
- a CDS encoding molybdenum cofactor guanylyltransferase: MSGGKSKRIGSDKALLKINGITLIERIQFLLQEIFNKVIIISNSPGNYKFLNSKIYEDIYPGFGPLSGIHSGLINSTSENNFIISCDMPFVTKDLINFIIHQTKSEDISIPKSYNNFLTLCAVYKKSCIPKAEELLKLASEKMSENGKTKVKLFDLINSLNTKFVEISDESFFNGRLIFNMNSLDDFEFVKNILE; this comes from the coding sequence TTGTCGGGCGGAAAAAGTAAAAGAATTGGTAGCGATAAAGCACTTCTGAAAATTAACGGAATTACACTTATTGAACGAATACAATTTTTGTTACAAGAAATTTTTAATAAAGTAATAATTATTTCTAATTCTCCGGGAAATTATAAATTTTTGAATTCGAAAATTTATGAAGATATTTATCCCGGATTTGGACCTTTATCTGGAATTCATTCCGGGCTAATAAATTCAACTTCAGAAAATAATTTTATTATTTCTTGCGATATGCCTTTTGTTACGAAAGATTTAATAAATTTTATCATTCATCAAACTAAAAGTGAAGATATTTCAATTCCCAAATCGTACAATAATTTTCTCACGCTTTGTGCAGTTTATAAGAAAAGTTGTATTCCAAAAGCTGAGGAATTGCTTAAACTCGCTTCAGAAAAAATGAGTGAAAATGGTAAAACTAAAGTTAAACTTTTTGATTTGATAAATTCCTTGAATACAAAATTTGTTGAAATTTCAGATGAATCATTTTTTAATGGTAGACTTATTTTTAATATGAATTCATTGGATGATTTTGAATTTGTAAAAAATATTTTAGAATGA
- a CDS encoding RsbRD N-terminal domain-containing protein yields MSARNLSKIVDDQIDELKQEWLTEVRKSEYLKTYKTFNDVETIKRGGAVFSYLSEWLKEGGTNKNAEEYFEQVGASRFRERFPLTEVHYAVYLLKKIFWNRIDWRDKVTGSFETSNATKIMSVFNDYFDLANFSITKGYFNELLNSINDDKSISKEDLKSLLTKGKLDAEKLEDDEFIWRHV; encoded by the coding sequence ATGTCTGCAAGAAATTTATCCAAAATTGTTGATGATCAAATTGATGAACTTAAACAAGAATGGCTGACGGAAGTTAGAAAATCCGAATATTTAAAAACTTACAAAACTTTTAACGATGTTGAAACAATTAAAAGAGGCGGTGCAGTTTTTTCATATTTAAGCGAATGGTTAAAAGAAGGCGGTACAAATAAAAATGCTGAAGAATACTTTGAACAAGTTGGTGCTTCAAGATTTAGAGAAAGATTTCCGTTAACGGAAGTTCATTACGCAGTTTATTTGTTAAAGAAAATATTTTGGAACAGAATTGACTGGCGCGATAAAGTTACCGGTTCTTTTGAAACTTCTAACGCAACGAAAATTATGAGTGTTTTTAATGATTATTTTGATCTCGCAAATTTCAGCATTACAAAAGGATATTTCAATGAATTATTAAACAGTATAAATGATGATAAATCAATTTCTAAAGAAGATTTAAAAAGTTTACTTACAAAAGGTAAACTCGATGCCGAAAAATTAGAAGACGATGAATTTATTTGGCGTCATGTCTAG
- a CDS encoding sigma 54-interacting transcriptional regulator, whose protein sequence is MQFSTQINSKVNSFFYSIEYEKLPDSNIVIIEINSSDIDFLGGWPLKRSYYALLLDYLNKLNVRKIGFEIFLSENISTQEVYNQVLFNSIKNSNNIIFSSLAENLTHSNNIWISEKINFPQIKLFDKNLQTGHINFFNENIFLIPAKIKTNDNLEFSFADKMLENKNPSDIYVNFNFSWKSFKKYSLLQFFDFADNNITELQKLNGKIILIGISDPLIAKSISTHFDDRIPGIAIHAFAINNLLSGENLNYNYFKISTIIFLFTIFIISYFLFDKFKILLSASVVFFIIIFSLWKINYFQFDYSAFIIPYIFTIWGSSFITFLDERKKRITSEELSIELKSELEIKEAKLLELNRQIEKNKSDELKNQINKLNEEIKNLKNIETEDNTEFIHSIEPNNFEGIIYRSKKIEQIVSLIKKVAPENASVLIQGESGTGKELVANAIHNLSKRKNKKFVIINCAALPETLLESELFGHVKGAFTDAKSDKIGRFEEADGGTLFLDEIGETSENFQVKLLRVLQTGDFQKVGSSKTQHVDVRIITATNKNLSQQVKTGNFREDLFYRLNVIDINLPNLNERIEDISVLAEFFAKKESKEFKISNAVIKKLEENNWKGNIRELEGVIKRAVIFTRADKRNIIKLKDLPKELSKIEKSDMENSIIESLREKSFSHSSINETSDELGNLSRTIVSEYLRGFFFKSYVENNFDLEKTIKIISNSNKTEINQNVDKKVNIYLKNLESDFAEFKGKSLNELKSKFASKYKNLPQKYHSYLDQIIQKITEN, encoded by the coding sequence ATGCAATTCTCAACTCAAATAAATTCGAAAGTAAATTCTTTTTTTTATTCAATCGAATATGAAAAATTACCGGATTCAAATATTGTAATAATTGAAATAAATTCTTCCGATATTGATTTTCTCGGGGGCTGGCCGTTAAAAAGAAGTTATTATGCTTTGCTTTTAGATTATTTAAATAAACTTAATGTTAGGAAAATTGGTTTCGAAATTTTCCTTTCCGAAAATATTAGTACTCAAGAAGTTTACAACCAAGTTTTGTTTAATTCAATAAAAAATTCCAATAATATTATTTTTTCTTCACTTGCAGAAAACTTAACTCATTCAAACAATATTTGGATTTCTGAAAAAATAAATTTTCCTCAAATAAAATTATTTGATAAAAATTTACAAACCGGACATATAAATTTTTTTAATGAAAATATTTTTTTAATTCCGGCAAAAATTAAAACAAATGATAATTTAGAATTTTCTTTTGCTGATAAAATGTTGGAAAATAAAAATCCAAGTGATATTTATGTTAATTTTAATTTTTCTTGGAAATCATTTAAGAAATATTCTTTGCTGCAATTTTTTGATTTTGCTGATAATAACATTACTGAGCTGCAAAAATTGAACGGGAAAATTATTTTAATTGGAATTAGTGATCCGCTAATTGCAAAATCAATTTCAACACATTTTGATGATCGAATTCCCGGAATTGCAATTCATGCTTTTGCAATTAACAATTTACTTTCCGGAGAAAATTTAAATTATAATTACTTTAAAATTTCTACAATAATTTTTCTGTTCACAATTTTTATCATTTCATATTTTTTATTTGATAAATTTAAAATTTTGCTTTCCGCATCAGTAGTCTTTTTTATAATAATTTTTTCACTTTGGAAAATAAATTATTTCCAGTTTGATTATTCTGCGTTTATCATTCCTTACATTTTTACCATTTGGGGAAGTTCGTTTATTACATTTTTAGATGAACGAAAAAAAAGAATTACTTCAGAAGAATTATCTATTGAATTAAAAAGTGAGTTGGAAATTAAGGAAGCAAAACTCTTAGAACTTAATAGACAAATTGAAAAGAACAAATCTGATGAATTAAAAAATCAAATCAACAAATTAAATGAGGAAATTAAGAATTTAAAAAATATTGAAACTGAAGATAACACGGAATTTATTCATTCAATTGAGCCAAATAATTTTGAAGGAATAATTTACAGAAGCAAAAAAATTGAGCAAATTGTAAGTCTTATTAAAAAAGTAGCACCAGAAAATGCTTCTGTTTTAATTCAAGGCGAAAGCGGAACCGGAAAAGAACTTGTTGCAAATGCAATTCATAATCTTAGCAAAAGAAAAAATAAAAAATTTGTCATAATCAATTGTGCAGCATTACCTGAAACATTGTTGGAAAGCGAACTTTTTGGACATGTTAAAGGAGCATTTACTGATGCAAAATCTGATAAAATTGGAAGATTTGAAGAAGCAGATGGAGGGACATTATTCTTAGATGAAATTGGTGAAACGAGTGAAAATTTTCAAGTGAAATTGTTGAGAGTTTTACAAACTGGTGATTTTCAAAAAGTTGGTTCATCTAAAACTCAGCATGTTGATGTTAGAATAATAACCGCAACAAATAAGAATTTAAGTCAACAAGTTAAAACGGGAAATTTTAGAGAAGATTTATTTTACCGACTAAATGTAATTGATATCAATCTTCCAAACTTAAATGAAAGAATTGAAGATATTTCCGTTCTTGCAGAATTTTTTGCAAAAAAGGAAAGTAAAGAATTTAAAATTTCCAATGCAGTGATTAAAAAACTTGAAGAAAATAATTGGAAAGGAAATATTAGAGAATTGGAAGGTGTTATTAAACGAGCTGTAATTTTTACACGTGCAGATAAAAGAAATATTATAAAATTGAAAGATTTGCCAAAAGAACTTTCCAAAATTGAAAAAAGTGATATGGAAAATTCTATAATTGAATCATTAAGAGAAAAATCTTTTTCACATTCATCAATTAATGAAACTTCTGATGAATTGGGAAATTTAAGCAGAACAATTGTTTCAGAATATTTACGAGGATTTTTCTTTAAATCTTATGTTGAAAATAATTTTGATTTGGAAAAAACTATAAAAATAATTTCCAATTCAAATAAAACTGAAATAAATCAAAATGTTGATAAAAAAGTAAATATTTATCTTAAAAATCTTGAAAGTGATTTTGCAGAATTTAAAGGAAAATCACTAAATGAATTAAAATCAAAATTTGCATCAAAATATAAAAATCTTCCGCAAAAATATCATTCTTATCTCGATCAAATTATTCAAAAAATTACCGAAAATTAG
- a CDS encoding alpha/beta hydrolase: METTINNLRVYLSGNEKNKSIIFIHGFPYDHTMWDEQVNFLKDKYFCVRYDIRGLGKSPAGDGQYTMDSFVEDLFSIIDELKLEKPIICGLSMGGYITFRALEIDQIKFSAAILLDTRTESDNNEGKIKRQNGIAKINKEGVISYVNNFVPTCFWDETIKNNSELYNTVLNQSRTSNAIGVKGCLFAMLSRTDTTDSLKKINIPTLILCGEFDKLTPPNVMQKIADEIPNSKFVMTKNSGHMTPIEKPDDVNLNINDFLDKIFS; this comes from the coding sequence TTGGAAACAACAATTAATAATTTACGAGTTTACCTTTCCGGGAATGAAAAAAATAAATCTATAATATTTATTCATGGATTTCCTTACGATCATACAATGTGGGATGAACAAGTAAATTTTCTTAAAGATAAATATTTTTGCGTTAGATATGATATTCGCGGTTTGGGAAAAAGTCCAGCCGGCGATGGACAATATACAATGGATTCTTTTGTGGAAGATTTATTTTCAATTATTGATGAATTAAAGTTAGAAAAACCAATAATCTGCGGATTATCAATGGGAGGGTATATAACTTTTCGTGCTTTGGAAATAGATCAAATAAAATTTTCTGCTGCAATTTTATTAGATACAAGGACTGAAAGCGACAACAACGAAGGAAAAATTAAAAGACAAAACGGAATTGCAAAAATTAATAAAGAAGGTGTAATTTCTTATGTTAATAATTTTGTTCCGACTTGTTTTTGGGATGAAACAATTAAAAATAATTCAGAATTATATAACACAGTTTTAAATCAATCGAGAACAAGCAACGCAATTGGTGTTAAAGGTTGTTTGTTTGCAATGTTAAGCAGAACCGATACAACCGATTCGCTTAAAAAAATAAATATTCCTACTTTAATTTTGTGTGGTGAATTTGATAAATTAACTCCACCAAATGTAATGCAAAAAATTGCAGATGAAATTCCAAATTCAAAATTTGTGATGACTAAAAATTCTGGGCATATGACTCCGATTGAAAAACCAGATGATGTGAACTTAAATATTAATGATTTTTTGGATAAAATTTTTTCTTAA
- a CDS encoding 8-oxo-dGTP diphosphatase, protein MKLATLCYVIENDKTLMLYRNKKENDYHEGKWNGLGGKFEAGETPEECAIREVHEESGLTVKNPILKGHITFPMFDGKDDWYVWLYVFKGFEGNLIDSPEGKLEWIPNEKLTEINLWEGDRIFIPWLFENKIFSAKFNYENGKYKDFSVIFY, encoded by the coding sequence ATGAAGCTTGCCACACTTTGTTATGTTATAGAAAACGATAAAACTTTAATGCTTTATCGTAACAAAAAAGAAAATGATTATCACGAAGGAAAGTGGAACGGACTTGGCGGAAAATTTGAAGCTGGTGAAACTCCAGAAGAATGTGCAATTCGTGAAGTGCATGAGGAATCCGGATTGACAGTAAAAAACCCAATTTTAAAAGGACACATAACTTTTCCAATGTTTGATGGAAAAGACGATTGGTACGTTTGGCTTTATGTCTTTAAAGGTTTTGAAGGAAATTTAATTGATTCACCAGAAGGAAAATTAGAATGGATCCCAAACGAAAAATTAACTGAAATAAATCTTTGGGAAGGAGATAGAATTTTTATTCCATGGCTTTTTGAAAATAAAATATTTAGCGCAAAATTCAATTACGAAAACGGTAAATACAAAGATTTTTCTGTAATATTTTATTAA
- a CDS encoding four helix bundle protein: MIQFIETLEKDFVSRRLADQLLRCGTSVIANYVEGLSGSSKRDFAKFINIALKSSNESKLWLSLLKDSKKANLTKSNLLIKEYDEILKY; encoded by the coding sequence TTGATTCAATTTATTGAAACATTAGAGAAAGATTTTGTATCACGTCGGTTAGCCGATCAATTATTAAGATGTGGAACAAGTGTAATCGCAAATTATGTGGAAGGATTATCGGGAAGTTCCAAAAGAGATTTTGCAAAATTTATAAACATAGCTTTAAAATCTTCAAATGAATCTAAATTATGGTTGTCCTTATTAAAAGATAGCAAAAAAGCAAATTTAACTAAATCGAATTTATTGATCAAAGAATACGATGAAATTTTAAAATATTAG
- the rfaD gene encoding ADP-glyceromanno-heptose 6-epimerase → MIIVTGGAGFIGSAIVWKLNKMGIDDIIIVDHLGESEKWKNLVGLKYLDIFHKDEFLEIINDDSLGFKVDTVFHLGACSATTEKDADYLLYNNFKYTKTLAEYCLENDSKFIYASSAATYGDGENGYEDNEEKLPTLKPLNMYGYSKHMFDLWAQKMKVADKIVGLKYFNVFGPNEFHKGDMRSIVHKAFGQIQETGKVKLFKSYNPNYEDGKQMRDFIYIKDAVDMTLHFIENKNVNGLFNVGTGIARTWIDLVSSIFIAMDLKPNIEIIDMPEILRGKYQYFTEAKIEKIRNAGFKNEITSLENSVEDYVKEYLIKEKHLAS, encoded by the coding sequence ATGATAATAGTTACGGGCGGAGCTGGCTTTATTGGTAGCGCAATTGTTTGGAAATTAAATAAAATGGGAATAGATGATATCATAATTGTTGATCATCTTGGCGAAAGCGAAAAATGGAAAAATTTAGTTGGACTAAAATATTTAGATATTTTTCATAAAGATGAATTTCTTGAAATTATAAATGATGATTCTTTAGGATTTAAAGTTGATACAGTTTTTCACCTTGGCGCTTGCTCAGCTACAACAGAAAAAGATGCTGATTATTTGCTTTACAATAATTTTAAATACACTAAAACTTTAGCAGAATATTGTTTGGAAAATGATTCTAAGTTTATTTATGCATCAAGTGCGGCAACATACGGAGACGGAGAAAATGGTTATGAAGATAATGAAGAAAAATTGCCTACTTTAAAACCGCTAAATATGTATGGATACTCAAAACATATGTTTGATTTGTGGGCGCAGAAAATGAAAGTTGCTGATAAAATTGTCGGATTAAAATATTTTAATGTTTTTGGTCCAAATGAATTTCACAAAGGAGATATGAGAAGCATAGTTCATAAGGCTTTTGGTCAAATACAAGAAACGGGAAAAGTGAAATTGTTTAAATCTTATAATCCAAATTATGAAGATGGAAAACAAATGCGAGATTTTATTTACATAAAAGATGCAGTTGATATGACTTTACATTTTATCGAAAATAAAAATGTTAATGGTTTATTCAATGTTGGAACCGGAATTGCACGAACTTGGATTGATTTGGTTTCTTCAATATTTATTGCAATGGATTTAAAACCCAATATAGAAATAATTGATATGCCGGAAATTTTACGCGGAAAGTATCAATATTTTACTGAAGCGAAAATAGAAAAAATTAGAAACGCCGGATTCAAAAATGAGATTACTTCTTTAGAAAATTCAGTAGAAGATTATGTGAAGGAATACCTTATAAAAGAAAAACATTTGGCTAGTTAA
- the metH gene encoding methionine synthase — protein MQFDTLYKILTDRILILDGAMGSLIQRYKLTESDFRGEQFKNHPKTLRGDNDLLSITQPNIIKEIHKLYLEAGADIIETNTFNATSISQADYGLENFVYDINLQSAKLAKEIADEFTKLNSAKPRFVAGSIGPTNKTLSMSSKVEDPGARALTFDEMKNSYYDQIRGLVDGGADILLIETITDTLNAKSALYAVQQYFQEKKINWPIMISGTIVDQSGRTLSGQTFEAFWHSISHTPNLLSVGLNCSLGPTQMRPFIQEISDLASCFVSIYPNAGLPNEFGNYDETPNQMYDVLAKYAEYGNFNIVGGCCGTTPEHIKAFAEISKQFKPRIPKQKSKLLSLSGLEPLVVRPDSNFINIGERTNVMGSKKFARLIKEEKYSEALSVALEQVENGAQVIDINMDDAMIDAENAITKFLNLIASEPDIAKVPIMIDSSKWPVIEAGLKCLQGKGIVNSISMKEGEEIFKDHARKVLNYGSAVIVMAFDEKGQADSYERKIEICERAYKILTEEINFPPEDIIFDPNIFAVATGIKEHNNYAVDFINATKWIKQNLPFAKVSGGVSNLSFSFRGNDIVREAMHSAFLFHAIKAGMDMGIVNAGQLEIYEEIPKDLLELVEDVILNRNENATEKLIEFAQQINQKEKIEAKVDEWRTLPIEERLEHSLIKGIDAFIEIDIEEARKKIKSPLQVIEGPLMSGMNKIGDLFGSGKMFLPQVVKSARVMKKAVAYLIPFIEEEQKSTGEIKKAGKILLATVKGDVHDIGKNIVGVVLSCNNYDIIDLGVMVPSEHIISKAKDENVDIIGLSGLITPSLDEMIHVAKEMEREKIYIPLLIGGATTSKVHTAVKIDENYSGNVIHVLDASKAVAVAGKLLNANSKQNFSDDIAKEYELIRIQHNKKNNNQNLISLDYARKNKLELNWSEIEITIPNNFDLIIEQNFPLEKLIEYIDWTPFFITWELKGKFPTIFENNEYGIEAKKLFDDANKLLDKIISEKLLTAKSVCKIFPANSFEDDILLFENENSNKVISTFHTLRQQNDKQNKFPNLALSDFIVPQSFNIIDYIGLFAVTAGIGSKELVEKFEKDHDDYNAIMVKALADRLAEAYAEFLHEKVRKEIWGYAKNEEISKDDLIKEKYSGIRPAPGYPAQPDHTEKITLFNLLDVEKNIGISLTENLAMNPPASICGLYLANPEAKYFSVGNIFQDQVEDYAKRKNMQVQEIEKWLRPII, from the coding sequence ATGCAATTCGATACTTTATATAAAATTTTAACAGACAGAATTTTAATACTCGACGGTGCTATGGGAAGTTTGATTCAAAGATACAAATTAACCGAATCAGATTTTCGAGGTGAACAATTTAAAAATCATCCAAAAACTTTGCGTGGTGATAATGATTTACTTTCCATAACTCAGCCCAATATTATAAAAGAAATTCATAAACTTTATCTTGAAGCTGGTGCGGATATTATTGAAACAAATACATTCAATGCAACTTCAATTTCTCAAGCTGATTATGGATTAGAAAATTTTGTTTATGATATCAATTTACAATCTGCAAAATTAGCAAAAGAAATTGCAGATGAATTTACAAAACTGAATTCCGCCAAACCCAGATTTGTTGCCGGATCTATTGGTCCAACAAACAAAACTCTTTCAATGTCATCCAAAGTTGAAGATCCCGGAGCGAGAGCTTTAACTTTTGATGAAATGAAAAATTCATATTATGATCAAATCAGAGGATTGGTTGATGGTGGAGCTGATATTCTTTTAATTGAAACAATAACTGATACATTAAATGCAAAATCTGCACTTTATGCTGTTCAACAATATTTCCAAGAAAAGAAAATTAATTGGCCAATTATGATTTCCGGAACTATTGTTGATCAAAGCGGCAGAACACTTTCCGGACAAACATTTGAAGCTTTCTGGCATTCAATTTCTCATACACCAAATTTATTAAGTGTTGGATTAAATTGTTCATTAGGTCCAACTCAAATGCGTCCGTTTATTCAAGAAATTTCAGATTTAGCCAGTTGCTTTGTCAGCATTTATCCAAATGCTGGTTTGCCAAATGAGTTTGGTAATTATGATGAAACACCAAATCAGATGTATGACGTTTTAGCAAAATATGCGGAATATGGAAATTTCAATATTGTTGGTGGCTGCTGCGGAACAACTCCGGAACACATTAAAGCATTTGCGGAAATATCAAAGCAATTTAAACCGAGAATTCCAAAACAAAAAAGTAAACTTCTTTCTTTAAGCGGATTAGAACCGTTAGTTGTAAGACCCGATTCAAACTTTATAAATATTGGTGAGAGAACCAATGTAATGGGTTCTAAAAAGTTTGCAAGATTGATAAAAGAAGAAAAATATTCGGAAGCATTATCTGTAGCACTTGAACAAGTTGAAAACGGTGCTCAAGTTATTGATATAAATATGGATGATGCAATGATTGATGCTGAAAATGCAATTACGAAATTCCTTAATTTAATTGCGTCTGAGCCGGATATTGCAAAAGTTCCGATTATGATTGATTCTTCAAAGTGGCCAGTAATTGAAGCCGGTTTAAAATGTTTGCAAGGAAAAGGAATTGTAAATTCTATAAGCATGAAAGAAGGTGAAGAAATATTTAAAGATCATGCAAGAAAAGTTTTAAATTACGGATCGGCTGTAATAGTTATGGCTTTTGATGAAAAAGGTCAAGCTGATTCTTACGAACGAAAAATTGAAATATGTGAACGCGCTTATAAAATTTTAACAGAGGAAATTAATTTCCCACCGGAAGATATAATTTTTGATCCAAATATTTTTGCAGTTGCAACCGGAATTAAAGAACACAATAATTATGCAGTTGATTTTATTAATGCTACAAAATGGATTAAACAAAATCTTCCTTTTGCAAAAGTTTCCGGCGGAGTAAGTAATTTATCTTTTTCTTTCAGAGGAAACGATATTGTTCGTGAAGCAATGCATTCGGCATTTTTGTTTCATGCAATTAAAGCCGGAATGGATATGGGAATTGTAAATGCTGGACAATTAGAAATCTATGAAGAAATTCCCAAAGACTTACTGGAATTGGTTGAGGACGTTATATTAAATAGAAATGAAAATGCAACTGAAAAATTAATTGAATTTGCACAACAAATAAATCAAAAAGAAAAAATTGAAGCAAAGGTTGATGAGTGGCGAACTTTGCCAATTGAAGAAAGGCTGGAACATTCTTTAATTAAGGGAATTGATGCTTTTATTGAAATTGATATTGAGGAAGCAAGAAAAAAAATAAAATCACCATTGCAAGTTATTGAAGGACCATTGATGAGCGGAATGAATAAAATTGGTGATTTATTTGGCTCCGGAAAAATGTTTTTACCTCAAGTTGTAAAAAGTGCGCGTGTTATGAAAAAAGCAGTCGCATATTTAATTCCGTTTATTGAAGAAGAACAAAAATCAACCGGTGAAATTAAAAAAGCCGGAAAGATTTTACTTGCAACCGTAAAAGGTGATGTTCATGATATTGGAAAAAATATTGTCGGTGTTGTACTAAGCTGTAACAATTATGATATAATTGATCTTGGAGTTATGGTTCCTTCCGAACATATTATTTCCAAAGCAAAAGATGAAAATGTTGATATTATTGGGCTTAGTGGACTTATAACTCCTTCGCTTGATGAAATGATTCACGTTGCAAAAGAAATGGAAAGAGAAAAAATATATATTCCTTTGTTAATTGGCGGAGCAACAACTTCAAAAGTTCACACTGCTGTAAAGATTGATGAAAATTATTCCGGAAATGTTATACATGTTTTAGATGCATCAAAAGCTGTTGCAGTTGCCGGGAAATTACTAAATGCAAATTCAAAACAAAATTTTTCTGATGATATTGCCAAAGAGTATGAATTAATTCGAATTCAGCATAATAAAAAAAATAACAATCAAAATTTAATTTCATTAGATTATGCAAGAAAGAATAAATTAGAATTGAATTGGAGTGAAATTGAAATTACAATACCAAATAATTTTGATTTAATAATCGAGCAAAATTTTCCATTAGAAAAATTAATAGAATATATTGATTGGACACCATTCTTTATTACCTGGGAATTGAAAGGAAAATTTCCTACAATTTTTGAAAACAATGAATATGGCATTGAAGCAAAAAAACTTTTTGATGATGCTAATAAATTATTGGATAAAATTATTTCCGAAAAATTATTAACTGCAAAAAGTGTGTGTAAAATTTTTCCGGCAAATAGTTTTGAGGATGATATTCTGTTATTCGAAAATGAAAATAGTAACAAAGTAATTTCGACTTTTCATACTTTACGACAGCAAAATGATAAACAAAATAAATTTCCAAATTTAGCATTATCTGATTTTATTGTACCACAAAGCTTTAATATTATTGATTATATTGGATTGTTTGCAGTTACTGCCGGAATTGGCTCAAAAGAATTAGTTGAGAAATTTGAGAAAGATCACGATGATTATAATGCAATTATGGTAAAAGCTTTAGCAGATCGATTAGCTGAAGCTTATGCTGAATTTTTGCACGAAAAAGTTAGAAAAGAAATTTGGGGTTATGCAAAAAATGAAGAAATATCAAAGGATGATTTAATTAAAGAAAAATATAGTGGAATTCGTCCCGCACCAGGATATCCGGCACAACCTGATCATACTGAAAAAATTACTTTATTTAATTTGTTGGATGTAGAAAAAAATATTGGAATTTCATTAACAGAAAATTTAGCTATGAATCCACCGGCTTCTATTTGCGGATTATATTTGGCAAATCCCGAAGCAAAATATTTTTCTGTGGGAAATATTTTTCAAGATCAAGTTGAAGATTATGCTAAAAGAAAAAATATGCAAGTTCAAGAAATTGAAAAATGGTTAAGACCTATTATATAA